A region of the Leptolyngbya sp. CCY15150 genome:
GGTGGATCCCGATGACGGCCTGCTCTATGCAGGACAGCCTGGCAGTCAGTTGACCTGGATGGATGCCAAGATTGGCAAGTGGGTGGTCACACCTCGGGCAGGTAAGCCGGTGGAAATCAATGCCCTCTGGTATAACGCCCTCGGCACCATGGCCCAGTTGGCGATCGCCCTCGGTAAATCTACTGAGGACTATCGAGCCCTGGCCCAGCAGACTGGAAAAGGATTCCAGCGTTTTTGGAACCCAGAGTATGGCTATTGCTACGATGTGCTCGATCCATTGGACATGGAGGAACATGACGCATCGCTGCGCCCTAACCAACTACTGGCGATCGCCTACCCCCATAACTCCCTAGGTCTAGCCCCCTTACTCACCCCCGAGCAACAAAAAGCCGTGGTGGATGTCTGTAGCCGTAAGCTGCTCACCTCCCACGGTTTGCGCTCCCTCAGCCCCGATGATGAACGCTACTGCGGTCACTATGGCGGCGGCTCTCGCGAGCGGGATGCCGCCTATCACCAAGGTACGGCCTGGGGTTGGCTGCTCGGCCCCTTGGTGCAAGCCCACCTCAAGGTGTATGGCGATCCTCAGCAAGCCCTGGCCTATTTAGATCCCATGGCTAGCCAGCTTCGCGCCCAGTGCATCGGCTCCCTAGGCGAAATTTTCGACGGGGATCCACCCATGCATTCCCGAGGAGCAATCGCCCAAGCCTGGACGGTAGCCCAGGTGATCCAGGGCTGGGTGGCGATCGCCAACGCATCGGCATCGTAAAGACTTTTATTCATGCATCCAACATCATGACCCTGTTGCACCCTTCCAGGTACCTCGTTGGTCTCGGTCGAGCTGTGGCGATCGCCCTCCTACTGAACGGTGGGGCAGCGATCGCCGAGGGACGACCGGCTGAACCAGGACAGGGGAACCTTAGCCCCGACCAGGTCACCCTCTCCCAACCCGATCTGCCCGCGCTGGGAACCTGGGATCTTTACCTACCCGAGGAGCAGATTCAGCCCCGTATCCTCATCCGTCTCAGCGATCGGCGGGTTTACCTCTACCACGGGGATGAGGTCGTGGCCAGCTATCCCGTCGCTATCGGCCATCCCGACACCCCCACCCCCACCGGCACCTACGAAGTGTTTCAAATGGTAGTTGATCCAGCCTGGCAAAGCCCTTGGACAGGAGAGGTGCATCCGCCAGGGCCCAACAGCGCCCTGGGCGTTCGCTGGATTGGCTTTGCCGAGATGCCCAACGGTGTCATTGGTCTCCACGGCACGCCGACGGTTTCATCCATTGGTCAAGCCGCTTCCAATGGCTGTGTGCGCATGCACAATGCCGATGTGATGGCCCTGTTTGACCAAGTTGGCGTCGGCACTATGGTGGTCGTGGTTCCCTAGCGCCACAAGACAGAAGAAAGAAGATAGAAAAACGAAAAGGAATTTCAGGACACATAAGGTTTCCCACCTTAGCAACTAGGCGGGTTACGTCCGCCTCAGAGTACTAGGGCGTGTTTTAAAACTCATCCAAACCCCGATTCTCTCGTACGAAAGATCAAGAGATTTAGCAGGTTTTAAAACAGAGCCTAGGATGATCTCCCACCGAGCTAGGTTGAGGTGGGAGTATCTTAGACCAGCTTGAGGCGATCCCTAAGCCATCCGTTAAAAATCGACCCCGCGCTTCAGGTCAATGCCCTTCTCGGCATAGTGTTTATGGCAAAACACCTCCGAGTGGATGCTGGCAATATCAAAATAGGCTGGGGGATTTTTGCAGCGCCCGGTGATGATGATTTCCGTATCCCTTGGTTTGCGCAGCAGGGCCTGCACAATCGGCGGCTGGGGCAAAAGCTCTAGATCCACCGTGGGGTTGAGTTCGTCCAGGATAATGGTTTTGTAGAGTCCCGAAGCGATCGCTGCTCGGGCCAGTTCCCAGCCCCGCTCCGCTTCGACATAATCCAACTCCTGCTGCTGTCCCCGCCATACGATCGCATCTCGGCCGCAGCGCTGATGATCCACCAAACTGGGATAGCTCTGGCGCAGGGCAGCGATCGCCGAGTCTTCGGTGTAGCCGGTGCCGCCCTTCAGCCATTGCAGGATCAGCACCCGGTGGGATTTGTCTTGGCTGATGCCTTTACCAATGGCCTGCAACGCTTTACCCAAGGCACTGGTAGACTTGCCCTTGCCTGCCCCGGTGTAGATTTCAATCCCTTCAATTCCATGGGCGACGGCATTGGGATGGTGGTGGGCCCGCATTTCTGAATGCAGATCGGCAATATCCAATAGCGGCTGGGGTGCGCCCCGGCCCGTGGCAATTACTTCCATGAAATCAGGCTTGCGCTTGAGAGTGCGCGCTACTTCATCCACAGGCAAGAGCCCCAGATCGAGCACCGGATTCAGTTCATCCAGCACCACCACCGAATAGAGCCCCGAGGCGATCGCCCCCTTGGCCACATCCCAGCCTCGCTGGGCCTCCTGTTGGTCAAACCGGGTAATTTCATCGGGGCCAAAATATTCTGCCCGCCCCGTACGCACTTGGTCGATTAAATGGGGAAAGCCATGCTGCAGAGCTTCAATGGCGGCATCTTCATCGTAGGTGCGCCCCGGCCCTTTCAAAAATCGTAGCAGCAAGACCCGCGTTGGCTCTAGGGCATGGATACCCAGACCAATCGATCGCAGCACTACCCCCAAAGCAGCCTGGGATTTACCCTTCCCCGCCCCGTCATAGACATGGATTTGACCGGCAATGCGCTCGGATCGGTGTTGGGCCGTGCGAATACCGATGCCATTTCGAGAAACTGCTCTGAGATTCGTCATAGTTGCTGAGCTCAATCAACCCATAGAATACCAAATCAATGCAATCGGCATCTGTTTGATGGTAACACTAGGTATAGAGGAGAGCAGGAGGCGATCGCAAATCTTATTTCTAGATATAGCGTTGACGCCGAGTTGATCTCCAGTTCCCCTGTAGGCCAACATCTGTTGTGCCTTGAGCAAGCTGAAGAGATGGAGCGGGAAACTAGCTAGAATGATTGGCCAGATAGGCATCGATGGCTCTTGAAGTTGGTTGGCAAGCTGTATTGCCACATTGCTCAATGCTCAAACCTTGATAAAAAGAGGGTTGGGCCTCTATGAGAAGAGGGTTGAGCGTAGCCGAAACCCGGCCAGAGCCGCTGTGACTTGAGTCCACCTCCTGACTAGTACTCTGAGGCGGACGTACCCCACCTAGTTGCTAAGGTGGAAAACCTGGTTTGTCCTAGACTTCCTTTTCGTTCTTCTGTCTTCTATCTTCGTTCTTCTATCTTGCGTTACTAGGTTGCAACATTGACCCATCAACCATCCCTGGGGCAACAAGCATCAAGAGAGGCGTTATATGGTCTGGGTATTGCCGCTGCGGGCAGTGGTGTTACAAAGCTTGTTTTTATTGATCGCGATCGCCACCGAGGCCGCTATCCTGCACTGGGAATTGAAGCTGTCCTACAAGCGCAGCATTGAATATGCCACCTCCCTCAATTTGCTGTCGGTGGTCATGGGCTGGCTCGTGTTTTTCCTCGTGCTGCCTATCCTCGATGAAGGCCTTGAGCAAGCTCTGGTGGGCTACGTCTTGTTTGATCGCCTACCAGACAGGCTGCTTCTCATTGGCGTGAGTGGGTTCATTACCTTTATGCTGAGTTTCTTCGTGAAGCTTCAGGGGCTGAATCTGCTGGAACGCTTGCTGGAACGGGTTGAGGCTACTCCCACGACCAACGAGCCGCCTCCCCAAGCCCAAGCACGCCGCACGTTTATTTCGTCAGCCACCAGCTACAAAGGCAGCGATCGCTCCCAATTTCTCCAGCAGCCCGATAAGCGTGATGCGGTCTTGCTGGCCAATGCGGCTAGCTATACAGCCATTTCCGTAGTGCTGCTCCTGCGGTTTCTCTTCTATCGCGACCTTTCATAACATAAAAAATCTCCCTAGCTCCAGGACAAACCAGGGACTAGGGAGGATCGTATTGATCGCGAAAATCGGTTATATCTGCAGGGCTTCAAGGATTCCTGCCTATGGAAGGCATCTTACGGATCGCCAACCGGTGTGCTCATGATGGTGCGCAGGACGGTCAGCCCTTTTTTCACCCGGCGCGATACCGTCACCGCACTAATACCCAGGCGTTCTGCCGTTTCCTTTTGGGTCAGATCTTGCAGGAAGACAAATTCCAACACCTCGCGGGTGCGGTTCTCCAACTGCAGCAGCGCTTGCTGGAGACGGATTTGGTCTTCTTGAGCCAGTTGGAAGCTGCGATACTGGTTATCCGGCAACAGCTCACCCAACGATGTTGCGCCACTATCCTCTTCGCACATGGGTGCATCTAGGCTGAGGGGAGAGCGATTGCGATAGGCAAGCTTGATGTCTTGCCATT
Encoded here:
- a CDS encoding L,D-transpeptidase family protein, yielding MTLLHPSRYLVGLGRAVAIALLLNGGAAIAEGRPAEPGQGNLSPDQVTLSQPDLPALGTWDLYLPEEQIQPRILIRLSDRRVYLYHGDEVVASYPVAIGHPDTPTPTGTYEVFQMVVDPAWQSPWTGEVHPPGPNSALGVRWIGFAEMPNGVIGLHGTPTVSSIGQAASNGCVRMHNADVMALFDQVGVGTMVVVVP
- a CDS encoding cob(I)yrinic acid a,c-diamide adenosyltransferase → MTNLRAVSRNGIGIRTAQHRSERIAGQIHVYDGAGKGKSQAALGVVLRSIGLGIHALEPTRVLLLRFLKGPGRTYDEDAAIEALQHGFPHLIDQVRTGRAEYFGPDEITRFDQQEAQRGWDVAKGAIASGLYSVVVLDELNPVLDLGLLPVDEVARTLKRKPDFMEVIATGRGAPQPLLDIADLHSEMRAHHHPNAVAHGIEGIEIYTGAGKGKSTSALGKALQAIGKGISQDKSHRVLILQWLKGGTGYTEDSAIAALRQSYPSLVDHQRCGRDAIVWRGQQQELDYVEAERGWELARAAIASGLYKTIILDELNPTVDLELLPQPPIVQALLRKPRDTEIIITGRCKNPPAYFDIASIHSEVFCHKHYAEKGIDLKRGVDF
- the fraC gene encoding filament integrity protein FraC, translated to MVWVLPLRAVVLQSLFLLIAIATEAAILHWELKLSYKRSIEYATSLNLLSVVMGWLVFFLVLPILDEGLEQALVGYVLFDRLPDRLLLIGVSGFITFMLSFFVKLQGLNLLERLLERVEATPTTNEPPPQAQARRTFISSATSYKGSDRSQFLQQPDKRDAVLLANAASYTAISVVLLLRFLFYRDLS